ATTGCTGGCGGTATCGAAGCCAGTTTGCGCCGTTTAAGTCATTACGATTATTGGCAAGATCGCATACGCGGTAGTGTGTTATTAGACAGCACTGCCGATATGCTGTTTTACGGCAACGCTGAGCGCGCATTAATTGAAGTAACCTATCGTTTAGCCAATGGTGAAGCCATTGCGGATATTAATGATGTTCGGGGTACGGGTTTTTTATGTAAACAATTACCCGCTGATTGGGTGCAAATTGACAGTACCGAGCTTGATCAGCCGGGCAAATTAAAAGCCCATAAAAGCCCATATGAGATGATCGACCTTGAAGCCAAGGCCGAAGAAGAAGCGCTGAAAAAAGACGGCGCACAAGTGATTCAAATTGTGCCACACATGCAAATGCGCAAAACCGACCCGAATGCCAGTTACATTCGTTTGCCATCACTTGAGCAAGTTAAAGCTGATAACGCTTTATATGCTCACCTTGACCGAGTGTTCCATAAAGAAACCAACCCAGGTAATGCCCGTGCGTTAGTGCAGGCTCATGGTCGTAACGATGTGTGGATGAATCCGCCACCGATTCCATTAACCACAGAAGAATTAGACTGGGTATTTGAACGCCCTTATAAACGTAATCCGCATCCGGTTTATGGCAAAGAAAAAATTCCAGCCTATGACATGATTCGTTTTAGTGTAAACATTATGCGAGGCTGTTTTGGTGGTTGCACGTTTTGCAGTATCACCGAACACGAGGGGCGCATAATTCAAAGCCGCTCTGAAAAATCTATTTTGAACGAAATTGAAAATATTCGTGATTTAACCCCAGGTTTTACCGGCACTATTTCAGATTTAGGTGGCCCAACGGCCAACATGTATCGCTTAAATTGCAAAGACAAAGTCATTGAAGAAAACTGCCGTCGCCCTAGTTGTGTTTATCCAACCATTTGCAGCAACTTAGAAACCGACCATAGTCATACCACCCAGCTTTATCGTAAAGCCCGTGATATTAAAGGGGTTAAACGCATCGCCATTGCATCGGGTTTGCGTTATGACTTAGCGGTAGAAGACCCTGAATATGTAAAAGAATTAGTGACCCATCACGTAGGTGGTTATTTAAAAATTGCCCCAGAGCACAGTGAAGATGGCCCATTAACAAAAATGATGAAGCCGGGCATGGGTACCTACTACAAATTCAAAGACATGTTTGAAAAGTACTCAAAAGAAGCGGGCAAAAAACAGTATTTGATTCCGTATTTTATCAGCGCCCATCCAGGCAGTACTGATAAAGACATGCTTAATTTAGCGCTTTGGTTAAAAGAAAATAATTTTAAAGTGGATCAAGTTCAAAACTTTTATCCATCCCCCATGGCAACAGCAAGTACCATGTTTGCCACGGAACGTAACCCACTTAAGCCGATTAAAGCAAAAAACCACGAACCTGTGTTTGCGGCTAAAACCAAAGAGCAGCGCTCATTA
This genomic stretch from Bermanella sp. WJH001 harbors:
- a CDS encoding YgiQ family radical SAM protein produces the protein MSALSVQLPKFCRTDRTYMSAKPVKPSQPALQPTDISTYTPFRSDLKPAPFLPMSHKEMDQLGWDSCDVIIVCGDAYVDHPSFGMAVIGRTLEAQGFRVGLICQPDWTNIESFKVLGKPNLYFGVSAGNMDSMINRYTADRRVRHDDAYTPGNVGGKRPDRAVTVYTQKLREAYKKEVPIIAGGIEASLRRLSHYDYWQDRIRGSVLLDSTADMLFYGNAERALIEVTYRLANGEAIADINDVRGTGFLCKQLPADWVQIDSTELDQPGKLKAHKSPYEMIDLEAKAEEEALKKDGAQVIQIVPHMQMRKTDPNASYIRLPSLEQVKADNALYAHLDRVFHKETNPGNARALVQAHGRNDVWMNPPPIPLTTEELDWVFERPYKRNPHPVYGKEKIPAYDMIRFSVNIMRGCFGGCTFCSITEHEGRIIQSRSEKSILNEIENIRDLTPGFTGTISDLGGPTANMYRLNCKDKVIEENCRRPSCVYPTICSNLETDHSHTTQLYRKARDIKGVKRIAIASGLRYDLAVEDPEYVKELVTHHVGGYLKIAPEHSEDGPLTKMMKPGMGTYYKFKDMFEKYSKEAGKKQYLIPYFISAHPGSTDKDMLNLALWLKENNFKVDQVQNFYPSPMATASTMFATERNPLKPIKAKNHEPVFAAKTKEQRSLHKAFLRYHDADSWPLLRKALKKMGKAHLIGRGPKHLVPPESGREKDARREGKKFVPKNTGAKKSFTAKTQHNGLPHMPNAKKPNKNKKPR